From the genome of Gracilibacillus salitolerans, one region includes:
- a CDS encoding M23 family metallopeptidase: MIQRYLLLTFTSFFLLSTIAHAEENVDIDEEKISLYKQMEAITLIPWYYLAAINRYESNINSDQSDDNSLIMINIPEQKWYGLTPSNEPTDESVLEFFNGIGRDGDGDQIADHTNEYDILYTMAHYLQQYGHSDQDIRTALWNYYHRELTVLSIMNYARLFKTYQKISLDDTAFPIPKGYNYTYHNTWGDARGFGGRRIHEGTDIFAGYGTPVRATTFGVIELKGWNRFGGWRIGIRDIYNRYHYYAHLNGFADGLEIGDIVEAGQTIGSVGSSGYGPPGTSGKFPPHLHYGLYKDNGKTEWSFDPYPHLKRWESKNP; encoded by the coding sequence TTGATTCAGCGTTACTTATTATTAACATTCACAAGTTTTTTTCTTCTTTCTACTATAGCACACGCAGAAGAAAATGTGGATATTGATGAAGAAAAAATCAGTCTATATAAACAAATGGAAGCTATCACTTTAATACCTTGGTATTATTTAGCAGCTATTAACCGTTATGAATCCAATATTAATTCCGATCAATCAGATGACAATTCCTTAATTATGATCAATATCCCTGAACAAAAATGGTATGGACTTACACCGTCCAACGAACCAACAGATGAAAGTGTACTCGAATTCTTTAATGGTATTGGACGAGATGGTGACGGGGATCAGATAGCTGACCATACCAATGAATATGATATTTTATATACAATGGCCCATTATCTTCAACAATATGGACATTCGGATCAAGATATTCGAACGGCACTTTGGAATTATTACCATCGAGAATTAACGGTTTTATCTATTATGAACTATGCCCGCTTGTTTAAAACCTATCAAAAAATCAGTCTTGACGATACAGCCTTTCCAATACCTAAAGGTTACAATTACACTTACCATAACACATGGGGTGACGCTAGAGGATTCGGCGGAAGAAGAATTCATGAAGGTACCGACATATTTGCTGGTTATGGAACACCCGTAAGAGCTACTACTTTTGGTGTTATAGAGCTTAAAGGGTGGAATAGATTTGGTGGCTGGCGAATTGGTATTCGTGATATATACAACAGATACCATTACTACGCACATTTAAATGGATTTGCTGATGGGTTGGAGATTGGAGATATCGTGGAAGCAGGGCAAACCATCGGGTCTGTCGGTTCTTCCGGTTATGGCCCTCCAGGAACCTCTGGAAAATTCCCACCACATTTACATTATGGTTTATATAAAGATAACGGAAAAACAGAATGGTCATTTGATCCCTATCCACATTTAAAACGATGGGAAAGTAAAAATCCGTAA
- a CDS encoding HD-GYP domain-containing protein yields MRLIPTKFIRAGIELAKPIYDAHGRVLLQKNIQLTESMVDRLKTSGITYVFTRDEDTDDIIVHPPIPDQQRIEAVHKIKETFRTLESEDITKNNYLLEKAALKLDQLVKGIARELSNNDDVIHYLSDLLIIDDYVFSHSLNVSMYTLALAQELNLKNKDMEQLGLGAVLHDIGKIILPDEVLNKPGKLTNKEFKLVQAHTEYGFDLLRKAHNIPLLVAHCAYQHHERLDGSGYPRGIKDKEIHPFARIIGVADVFDAVTSNRTYRDAMLPHEGLEILYGGSGTQFDIQLVDSFKKTVAVYPNGLTIYLSDGREGVVARQNSQMFERPVVRVLKEYGSKVVPYDLDLMKVLDVMIVNTDQLITSR; encoded by the coding sequence ATGAGATTAATTCCAACAAAATTTATTAGAGCAGGCATTGAATTAGCAAAACCGATTTATGATGCACATGGTCGGGTTTTACTACAAAAAAATATCCAATTAACCGAATCAATGGTTGATCGTTTGAAAACTTCAGGGATAACTTATGTATTTACTCGTGATGAGGATACAGATGATATCATCGTTCATCCTCCAATTCCTGATCAGCAAAGGATAGAAGCAGTTCATAAAATAAAAGAGACATTTAGAACTTTAGAATCGGAAGATATTACCAAAAATAATTATTTGTTAGAAAAAGCAGCTTTAAAATTAGATCAACTAGTTAAAGGAATAGCAAGAGAATTAAGTAACAATGATGATGTCATTCATTATTTATCTGACTTATTAATCATTGATGACTACGTCTTTTCCCATTCACTAAATGTAAGTATGTATACACTTGCATTAGCACAAGAATTGAATTTGAAGAATAAAGATATGGAACAATTGGGATTAGGTGCAGTTTTACACGATATCGGTAAAATTATTTTACCAGATGAAGTTTTAAATAAGCCGGGAAAACTTACGAATAAGGAATTTAAGCTTGTTCAAGCACACACTGAATATGGTTTTGATTTGTTGCGAAAAGCCCATAATATTCCACTACTAGTTGCTCATTGCGCCTACCAGCATCACGAACGCTTAGATGGATCCGGTTATCCGCGAGGCATAAAAGATAAGGAGATTCACCCCTTTGCTAGAATTATCGGAGTAGCGGATGTTTTTGATGCAGTGACAAGTAACCGAACGTATCGGGACGCAATGTTACCACATGAAGGGTTAGAGATTTTATATGGTGGATCCGGAACTCAATTTGATATACAGCTCGTCGACTCGTTTAAAAAGACAGTTGCCGTTTATCCTAACGGGTTAACAATTTATTTAAGTGACGGCAGAGAAGGTGTAGTTGCACGTCAAAATTCACAAATGTTTGAACGTCCGGTAGTTCGAGTACTGAAAGAATATGGATCCAAAGTAGTGCCGTATGATTTAGATTTGATGAAGGTGTTAGATGTCATGATTGTAAATACGGACCAATTAATTACAAGCAGATAA
- a CDS encoding spore germination protein, giving the protein MGELSKKVKKRFKNNDDFFQQETYLYKEIVEIMGFNTLINIPKTKDILQEYTKSVLTPDMPLDDFLKTIGEVKEGNIDDAIQSIFEGKLIICSNKDQYVVVDPIPKELNRSIEPPSNENVLQGSQSSFIEDVETNIGLIRKEKTSEKLRVKSYSVGKRQNKKLALLYIEGNVNKDILSEIQNQIEKNIKKELQNQQDLSNILGFSPWLTMSKFRTSELPSEAVKMLLQGRVVLFIDRLPIAFILPSLIWDMFTVENEHNYPYPLMILIRVLRVVGLLTTLIVPGLYVALVAVNPGVLRIEMALSIAQSRQGVPYPALVEVLIMLLILELILEASVRLPKSIGPTITMVGGIILGQAIVDAKLVSNLLIIILAATTIANFTIVGVQNSLSIRLYKYLIVIFASIYGVFGLLAGMLLIIAYLSSLRTFGVSYLNFNLERDVIKR; this is encoded by the coding sequence ATGGGTGAGTTATCCAAAAAAGTAAAAAAAAGATTTAAAAACAACGATGATTTTTTTCAGCAGGAAACTTATCTATACAAAGAAATAGTAGAGATAATGGGATTCAATACGTTAATTAATATTCCTAAAACAAAAGATATTCTTCAGGAGTATACAAAAAGTGTGCTTACGCCTGATATGCCTTTGGATGATTTCCTTAAAACAATAGGCGAAGTGAAAGAAGGTAATATAGATGATGCTATTCAATCTATTTTTGAGGGAAAATTGATCATTTGCTCTAATAAAGACCAATATGTAGTTGTTGATCCTATTCCAAAGGAACTGAATCGTTCGATAGAACCACCTTCTAATGAAAATGTACTACAAGGTTCGCAAAGCTCCTTTATTGAGGATGTCGAGACCAATATAGGTTTGATTAGAAAAGAAAAAACTTCAGAGAAGTTACGTGTCAAGTCTTATTCGGTGGGAAAGAGGCAGAATAAAAAATTAGCATTATTGTATATCGAAGGTAATGTCAACAAAGATATATTAAGCGAAATACAAAACCAAATTGAAAAAAATATAAAAAAGGAATTACAAAATCAACAAGATTTATCTAATATACTGGGTTTTTCTCCTTGGTTAACAATGTCTAAATTTCGCACATCTGAACTTCCTTCAGAAGCAGTGAAAATGCTACTCCAGGGTAGAGTTGTATTATTTATAGATAGGTTGCCAATTGCATTTATACTTCCAAGTTTAATATGGGATATGTTTACGGTAGAAAATGAACACAATTACCCTTATCCCTTAATGATCTTAATACGTGTTCTGCGAGTAGTAGGACTCTTGACAACTTTAATAGTGCCAGGTTTATACGTAGCACTTGTAGCTGTTAATCCAGGAGTTTTACGAATAGAGATGGCATTATCCATTGCCCAAAGCCGCCAAGGAGTACCCTATCCCGCGTTAGTTGAAGTTCTTATTATGTTATTAATTTTGGAATTAATTCTTGAAGCTAGCGTAAGGTTGCCAAAAAGTATTGGGCCTACTATTACGATGGTGGGTGGTATTATTTTAGGTCAGGCTATTGTCGATGCAAAACTAGTGAGTAATTTATTGATTATCATTTTAGCTGCGACTACTATTGCTAATTTTACAATTGTAGGTGTTCAAAATTCACTATCCATAAGATTATATAAATACTTAATCGTTATTTTTGCATCTATATATGGTGTTTTTGGTCTTTTAGCTGGAATGTTATTAATTATAGCTTATTTATCTAGTCTAAGAACGTTTGGAGTATCTTATCTAAACTTCAATCTCGAAAGGGATGTTATTAAAAGGTGA
- a CDS encoding Ger(x)C family spore germination protein, which produces MVKLSLKLIFLVFVIVTLTGCWDTKDIDHRLLPVAMGISKEGEEYQVILQVPEPVGGQMKNRIIKESGQTITKTIDTLSGNMESQIDLLHVKVILIDKQLAKEGVKDVISGFMRSRDVSSNALVTICDEDIEKFFNTVSNDLDVNAINLFEFFEKNAGWTPQIALTRVWQVYRSVHSYTHDVAVPIVVSGGSTNIRHMGSAVMKNGKMVETITPDETLLINAFKEESAQGRVEVSDHASVLIISNKTNSKSNFIDDEPSLENVINLKVVLLETKSDHTIELIKEELSTILQERFDGMFTKLQESEADILGLGQHFRNKIPRRELKDWRSKYYQELKMHLSVEIDIQNTGFLKSNSSDQSAN; this is translated from the coding sequence ATGGTTAAATTAAGTTTAAAATTAATATTTCTTGTCTTTGTTATAGTCACATTAACGGGGTGCTGGGATACTAAAGATATTGATCATCGCCTTTTACCTGTGGCAATGGGAATATCCAAGGAAGGGGAAGAATACCAAGTTATTCTTCAGGTTCCAGAGCCAGTTGGAGGTCAGATGAAAAATAGAATCATAAAGGAATCAGGACAAACCATAACGAAAACAATAGATACACTAAGTGGAAATATGGAAAGTCAAATAGACTTACTTCACGTAAAAGTGATTTTAATTGATAAGCAATTAGCGAAAGAGGGAGTAAAAGATGTCATTTCTGGTTTTATGAGGTCAAGAGATGTATCCTCAAATGCTTTAGTTACTATTTGCGATGAGGACATTGAAAAGTTTTTCAATACAGTCTCGAATGATTTAGACGTAAATGCTATAAACCTGTTTGAATTCTTTGAAAAAAATGCCGGCTGGACTCCACAAATAGCCTTAACAAGGGTTTGGCAAGTATACCGTAGCGTTCATTCTTATACTCATGATGTTGCTGTTCCAATTGTGGTTTCAGGAGGAAGTACGAATATTAGACATATGGGGTCAGCAGTTATGAAAAATGGTAAAATGGTGGAAACAATCACGCCTGATGAGACCCTTCTTATTAATGCTTTCAAAGAAGAAAGTGCCCAAGGTAGAGTTGAGGTTAGCGATCATGCAAGTGTATTAATTATTAGCAATAAAACTAACAGCAAGAGTAATTTTATCGATGATGAACCCAGTTTAGAAAATGTAATTAATTTAAAAGTAGTACTATTAGAAACAAAAAGTGATCATACAATTGAGTTAATTAAAGAAGAGCTAAGTACTATTTTGCAAGAAAGATTTGATGGAATGTTCACAAAACTACAAGAAAGTGAAGCCGATATTTTAGGGTTAGGGCAGCATTTTAGAAATAAAATACCACGGAGAGAATTGAAGGATTGGCGTTCTAAATACTATCAGGAGTTGAAAATGCATTTAAGTGTAGAAATTGATATTCAAAACACTGGATTCTTGAAATCTAATTCATCGGATCAGTCAGCTAATTGA
- a CDS encoding YunC family protein: MMEVKPIFIKDHPFTAISVKLPHTNLLVITNELGYVMCGALDVDLLNDRLTDRPIVAGRAVGVKTIEDLQQAKLDKVTNHSKKYGWKEGMLIEEALLKIANK; this comes from the coding sequence ATGATGGAAGTGAAACCAATATTTATAAAGGATCATCCTTTTACAGCTATTTCGGTAAAACTACCACATACTAACCTTTTAGTAATTACGAATGAACTAGGGTATGTAATGTGTGGAGCTTTAGATGTAGATTTATTAAATGACCGTTTGACTGACCGACCCATTGTTGCAGGGCGAGCTGTCGGTGTGAAGACGATTGAGGACTTACAACAGGCTAAGCTGGATAAAGTGACCAATCATTCTAAGAAATATGGTTGGAAAGAAGGAATGCTTATTGAAGAAGCATTGTTAAAAATAGCTAACAAATAA
- a CDS encoding GerAB/ArcD/ProY family transporter, with the protein MNKNLQVILMYFITHVGLIFFMYPTDIIESASRTHWVPIFIGMVFHLVFIWIYMKGLSYFPGKNIIDIYMEKGKGLSLIFLIPIIGYFFLANITTVRAYSEIINIVFLSETPLWATMIPFLFIATYIAAKGINVIFHTAFIVACVFLPLFLFIFILSFQNVDWRYFFPLFDIDYSFISNRSYYKSFFSFAGVFLFLGFIQPYHTYDRKKVFLSAILLLPFFLFSVYVPILTFGQATSATFQFPFVTALDSVYISWLVFDRITMFFLISLLIFIMIFLSLLLWMVCSILVHFVPIVKHSYVLYFLSILIFIICVMLPDWKVVENLFWWNTYFRFYVILVIPFSVLIFGVRSKRKVR; encoded by the coding sequence GTGAATAAAAACTTGCAGGTAATTTTAATGTATTTTATCACACATGTCGGGTTAATTTTTTTTATGTATCCAACAGATATAATAGAAAGTGCAAGTCGAACTCACTGGGTACCGATTTTTATTGGAATGGTATTTCATCTTGTTTTTATATGGATTTATATGAAAGGCTTAAGTTACTTCCCAGGAAAAAACATTATTGATATTTACATGGAAAAGGGAAAGGGACTTTCCTTAATTTTTTTAATACCAATTATAGGTTATTTTTTCTTAGCTAATATTACTACGGTTAGAGCATATTCAGAAATAATAAACATCGTTTTTCTTTCTGAAACACCATTATGGGCTACAATGATACCTTTCCTTTTTATTGCGACTTATATAGCTGCGAAAGGAATAAATGTAATTTTCCATACTGCATTTATAGTAGCATGTGTGTTTTTACCTCTTTTTTTATTTATTTTTATTCTTTCTTTTCAAAATGTAGACTGGAGGTACTTTTTTCCTTTATTTGATATCGATTATTCATTTATCTCAAATCGTTCTTATTATAAAAGCTTTTTCTCTTTTGCTGGCGTGTTTTTATTTCTTGGTTTTATACAGCCATATCATACTTACGATAGAAAAAAAGTGTTCCTATCAGCAATCCTACTTCTTCCATTTTTTCTCTTTTCAGTGTATGTTCCAATCCTGACTTTTGGACAAGCAACTTCTGCTACTTTTCAATTCCCTTTTGTTACAGCCCTTGATTCCGTTTATATAAGCTGGCTTGTATTTGATAGAATCACGATGTTTTTTTTGATAAGTTTACTTATCTTTATTATGATTTTTCTTTCCTTGTTACTATGGATGGTCTGTAGCATTCTTGTTCATTTTGTCCCAATTGTGAAACATAGCTATGTATTATATTTCCTTTCTATATTGATATTCATTATTTGTGTAATGTTACCTGATTGGAAAGTGGTGGAAAACCTTTTTTGGTGGAATACTTATTTTAGATTTTACGTTATTTTAGTCATTCCTTTTTCGGTTTTAATTTTTGGAGTAAGATCCAAAAGGAAGGTAAGATAA
- a CDS encoding bifunctional metallophosphatase/5'-nucleotidase has protein sequence MIEHIHFYYCNDLHSHFDQWPNIVHYFNKKKKQHAQADEQSWRIDIGDHVDRFHPIAEAYNGKANVELLNDAGFDFATIGNNEGITLEHEHLYHLYDQANFQVSCGNLKPVNKEKPVWLQNSIKIQTKENLIIKLFGLTAPFNAFYHPLGWHVESPYDYLQREINVLKKDADILIFLSHLGFSEDQLIAERYPEIDIIIGGHTHHLLKNGEKIHNTLLTAAGKHGKYVGEVHIDWDHHLNKIVDKQAYTVETEHLSQDQETVNKLAQMNDAAQKLLKKPVTYIENSLIVDWFEQTPIIESLTNKLKDWTKADISMLNAGILLESIEEGYVTYGDIHRICPHPINPCTVKLRGIEILEVVRGAHDEALMHFELKGFGFRGKVLGKFIFSGIDIDTEVDEAGIEHVQHVTYNGHELEHDKIYTFATADMFTFGRMFPEIARSTTKEFYLPEFMRDLLADALKS, from the coding sequence ATGATCGAACATATTCATTTTTATTACTGTAATGACTTACATAGTCACTTTGATCAATGGCCGAATATTGTGCATTATTTTAACAAAAAGAAAAAGCAGCATGCCCAAGCAGATGAACAAAGTTGGAGAATTGATATCGGAGACCATGTAGATCGATTCCATCCAATTGCTGAAGCTTACAACGGAAAAGCTAATGTTGAATTATTAAATGATGCAGGCTTTGATTTTGCAACGATCGGGAATAATGAAGGAATTACGCTGGAGCATGAACATCTGTACCATTTATATGATCAGGCAAATTTTCAAGTTTCTTGCGGTAATTTAAAACCGGTAAATAAAGAGAAACCAGTTTGGTTGCAAAATAGCATAAAGATACAAACGAAAGAAAACTTAATCATTAAACTATTTGGACTGACTGCACCGTTTAATGCTTTTTATCATCCATTAGGTTGGCATGTTGAATCACCATACGATTATTTACAACGTGAAATAAATGTATTAAAGAAAGATGCCGATATACTGATATTTCTATCTCACCTTGGATTCTCTGAAGACCAGTTAATTGCCGAAAGATATCCGGAGATTGATATTATTATTGGCGGTCATACCCATCATTTATTGAAAAATGGGGAAAAGATTCATAATACATTATTAACCGCTGCAGGTAAACATGGCAAATATGTGGGAGAAGTACATATTGATTGGGACCACCATTTAAATAAAATCGTGGATAAACAAGCTTACACAGTAGAGACCGAACATCTCAGCCAAGATCAAGAAACCGTCAATAAACTTGCCCAAATGAACGATGCAGCTCAAAAATTATTAAAGAAGCCAGTAACGTACATAGAAAACAGTTTGATAGTTGATTGGTTTGAACAGACGCCTATTATTGAATCGTTAACAAATAAATTAAAAGACTGGACGAAGGCTGATATCAGTATGTTAAATGCAGGCATATTGTTAGAAAGTATCGAAGAAGGTTATGTTACGTACGGGGACATACACAGGATCTGTCCTCACCCAATTAATCCTTGTACTGTTAAACTAAGAGGTATTGAAATACTGGAGGTTGTACGTGGTGCTCATGATGAGGCACTTATGCATTTCGAATTAAAAGGATTTGGTTTCCGTGGTAAAGTCTTAGGTAAATTCATATTTAGCGGTATTGACATTGATACCGAGGTAGATGAAGCGGGGATAGAGCATGTTCAACATGTTACCTATAATGGACATGAACTGGAACATGATAAAATTTATACTTTTGCAACTGCAGATATGTTTACGTTTGGAAGAATGTTCCCGGAAATTGCAAGGTCTACGACAAAGGAATTTTACCTACCTGAGTTTATGCGAGATTTATTAGCGGATGCATTAAAGTCGTAG
- a CDS encoding sodium-dependent transporter, whose translation MENRSQWGTRLGFLLAAIGSAVGLGNIWRFPATAFENGGGAFFVPYLFALLTAGIPLLIMEYTIGHKYRSSSPRSFSKISKGMEWIGWWQVLISFVISTYYPIIIAWSVMYAYFSLGTQWGDDPTGFFAGDFLNLADPGTFGSVVPAVMIPLLGVWVVVLFFLGRGVKKGIELANRIFIPTLFIVFIIIVIRAVTLPGALEGLDAFFKPNWSSITDGSVWVAAYGQIFFSLSIAFAIMITYSSYLPKKSDITNNAFITGFANSSFELLAGIGVFAVLGFMAVQSNTEVSEVVAGGVGLAFMVFPEIISQMPASGFFGFLFFASLFLAGLSSMISISETYIAGLQEKFSISRGKAVLFGGGLALLVSLFYATQGGLNLLDTVDYFINNYGVALAGLFEVVAIAWFARSLKDLQNHADSVSDIKLGIWWRICLGIITPVVLGYMMLQNLKTEVSRPYEDYPFDFLFSFGWVVAIGAMLLGAVLTIKKWPSKDNEA comes from the coding sequence ATGGAAAATAGATCGCAGTGGGGTACTCGCTTGGGTTTCCTTCTTGCAGCAATTGGTTCTGCTGTAGGTTTAGGTAATATCTGGCGTTTCCCTGCAACAGCTTTTGAAAATGGTGGAGGTGCATTTTTTGTTCCTTACTTGTTTGCCTTACTAACGGCAGGTATTCCATTGCTTATTATGGAATATACAATTGGACATAAGTATCGCAGCTCATCGCCAAGAAGTTTTTCGAAGATCAGTAAAGGTATGGAATGGATAGGCTGGTGGCAGGTCCTTATTTCATTTGTTATTTCAACTTACTATCCAATTATCATTGCTTGGTCTGTGATGTATGCATATTTCTCTTTAGGAACTCAGTGGGGTGATGATCCAACTGGATTTTTTGCTGGAGACTTTTTAAATCTTGCTGATCCTGGAACATTCGGTTCAGTCGTACCAGCTGTAATGATTCCATTACTTGGTGTCTGGGTAGTTGTGTTATTCTTCTTAGGACGCGGTGTTAAGAAAGGGATTGAGTTAGCAAATAGAATCTTTATCCCGACACTATTTATCGTATTTATTATTATTGTTATTCGTGCCGTTACATTACCAGGTGCATTGGAAGGTTTAGATGCATTCTTTAAACCAAATTGGAGCAGTATAACAGATGGTTCCGTTTGGGTTGCGGCGTATGGACAAATCTTCTTTAGTTTGTCAATCGCATTTGCCATCATGATTACGTATTCATCTTATTTACCAAAAAAATCAGATATTACCAACAATGCGTTTATTACCGGTTTTGCGAATTCATCCTTTGAATTATTAGCTGGTATTGGTGTATTTGCCGTCTTAGGATTTATGGCAGTTCAATCAAATACAGAGGTATCTGAAGTGGTTGCTGGTGGTGTTGGATTGGCCTTTATGGTTTTCCCTGAAATCATTAGTCAAATGCCTGCCTCCGGATTCTTTGGATTTTTATTCTTTGCATCCTTGTTCTTAGCGGGTTTATCATCGATGATTTCGATTTCAGAAACATACATTGCAGGTTTACAAGAGAAGTTCTCGATTTCCCGGGGAAAAGCGGTATTATTTGGTGGAGGTCTTGCTTTACTTGTTTCTCTTTTCTATGCAACACAAGGTGGACTGAACCTACTGGATACCGTGGATTACTTTATTAATAACTATGGTGTTGCCTTAGCGGGTCTGTTTGAAGTTGTAGCAATCGCATGGTTTGCACGTTCGCTCAAAGATCTGCAAAACCACGCAGATTCTGTATCAGACATTAAACTTGGTATATGGTGGAGAATTTGTTTAGGAATTATTACACCGGTTGTATTAGGGTATATGATGTTACAAAACTTGAAAACGGAAGTATCACGTCCATATGAGGACTATCCATTTGATTTCTTATTTAGCTTTGGTTGGGTAGTAGCAATTGGAGCGATGCTGTTAGGCGCAGTGTTAACTATTAAAAAATGGCCAAGTAAAGATAACGAAGCATAA
- a CDS encoding sulfite exporter TauE/SafE family protein yields MVIIICLLIGLLSAMLGSIVGFGGGVILVPILLILHSTTPLFDWADASTIVGISLIIMIFTALSSTYAYAKSKRIDYKSGFYFIAGSLPGGVLGAWLNQFVETDMFSLFLGIFMLLIFTMFLFRKAPKPEREDIKINTSHKVTREVKIGDTTYSYSFSPYIAIAIAFTVGMLSGFFGIGGGSLMVPTMIILFHFPPHIATATSMFMILALSIVSSGTHIALGHIEWIYVWAFIPGAWFGGILGAKINQHLSSKAVEYLLRAVVLLIGVRLIWQGLF; encoded by the coding sequence TTGGTTATTATTATTTGTTTATTAATTGGGTTATTATCAGCTATGTTAGGAAGTATTGTAGGATTTGGTGGAGGAGTAATCCTGGTACCAATATTACTAATCCTTCATTCAACCACACCATTATTTGATTGGGCGGATGCAAGTACCATTGTTGGTATATCCCTTATTATTATGATATTTACTGCTTTGTCATCGACATACGCTTACGCCAAAAGCAAACGAATAGATTATAAAAGCGGGTTCTATTTTATTGCAGGTAGTCTGCCTGGTGGTGTATTAGGAGCATGGTTAAATCAGTTCGTTGAAACAGATATGTTTTCATTGTTTTTAGGAATATTTATGCTATTGATTTTTACCATGTTCTTATTTAGGAAAGCACCCAAACCAGAGAGGGAAGACATAAAAATAAATACTTCACATAAAGTGACTCGTGAGGTGAAAATAGGTGATACCACATACAGTTATTCTTTTTCTCCGTATATTGCAATAGCTATCGCTTTTACGGTCGGGATGCTGTCCGGTTTTTTCGGAATCGGTGGGGGTTCATTGATGGTGCCAACAATGATCATATTGTTCCATTTTCCACCTCATATAGCAACTGCTACTTCGATGTTTATGATCTTAGCACTTAGTATCGTAAGCTCTGGTACACACATTGCATTAGGGCATATAGAATGGATCTATGTGTGGGCCTTTATACCAGGAGCGTGGTTCGGTGGAATCTTAGGTGCGAAAATTAATCAGCACCTGTCCAGTAAAGCAGTTGAGTATTTACTAAGAGCCGTTGTATTATTGATTGGTGTACGCTTAATTTGGCAAGGTTTGTTTTAG
- the yunB gene encoding sporulation protein YunB produces MRRKTWSRRKIGSPPANQIIFISFFFFVLVMIASILIVNEGIKPVLLNYAKVRVDAIANQAMGIAVSKKISEDLEAGDLIEVQLDDEGRVENYIFNAVVENRVQRNVQYRVENFLKLLEKGERPESGVPLEVELDLEPSEQELLDDVREKGLLVEVPLGQALGIPVIANLGPKVPVNMEVIGSVGTEITSEIVETGINGAYIHVNVHIEVEMMVVIPFASEPTKVIQDIPVTKVFHPGDVPNYYHEGGEGSSDLSIPIDPDIE; encoded by the coding sequence ATGCGGAGAAAAACGTGGAGTAGACGAAAAATAGGTTCACCTCCAGCAAATCAAATCATTTTTATATCTTTTTTCTTTTTTGTACTAGTGATGATTGCAAGTATTTTAATTGTTAACGAGGGAATCAAACCAGTACTGTTGAATTATGCAAAAGTTCGTGTAGATGCGATTGCAAATCAAGCAATGGGGATAGCAGTTAGCAAAAAGATTTCAGAAGATTTAGAAGCTGGGGACTTAATAGAAGTGCAATTGGATGACGAAGGTAGAGTAGAAAATTATATTTTTAATGCAGTAGTAGAAAATCGTGTACAGAGAAATGTTCAATATCGTGTAGAAAACTTTCTTAAGTTATTGGAGAAAGGAGAACGACCTGAATCAGGTGTGCCTCTTGAAGTAGAATTGGACTTGGAGCCATCAGAACAAGAGTTACTTGACGATGTAAGAGAAAAAGGCCTACTAGTAGAAGTTCCGTTAGGTCAAGCATTAGGAATTCCTGTTATAGCTAATCTAGGGCCAAAAGTACCAGTAAATATGGAAGTGATCGGTAGTGTTGGGACAGAAATCACGAGTGAAATCGTTGAAACAGGTATAAATGGCGCTTACATCCATGTTAACGTGCATATAGAAGTAGAAATGATGGTAGTGATTCCCTTTGCTTCAGAGCCAACGAAGGTGATTCAAGATATTCCTGTAACAAAGGTATTTCATCCAGGTGATGTTCCGAATTATTATCATGAAGGAGGAGAAGGATCATCTGATCTTTCTATTCCGATAGATCCAGATATAGAATAA
- a CDS encoding methionine/alanine import family NSS transporter small subunit, translating into MSGSAIVMAVIGIVIIWGGLIASIIKAKSASNE; encoded by the coding sequence ATGTCTGGTAGTGCAATTGTTATGGCAGTGATCGGTATTGTTATTATATGGGGTGGCTTAATTGCAAGTATAATAAAAGCAAAAAGTGCATCTAATGAATAA